The Hymenobacter sp. YIM 151858-1 genome contains the following window.
GGGCGCCCAGGCCACGGTCAACGGCCAGCCCGTGCTCATCGGCAATTTGCGCCTGCTCGAAGAAGCCGGTATTTCCTTGCCCCCGGCCGTGCGCCGGCAGGCCGAGGCGCTGCTGGCCCAGGCCAAGACGGTGCTCTACGTGGCCGTGGCCGGCCAAGCCGCGGGGGTAATCGGCGTGGCCGACACCGTGCGCGACACCTCCCGGGCCGCCATTCAAGGGCTGCAGGCGCTGGGCATCGAAGTGGTGATGATGACCGGCGACAACCCCCAGACCGCCGCGCAGGTGGCCGCGCAGGTGGGCATCAAGCGCTATTTCGCCGAGGTGCTGCCCCAGGACAAGGCTGGCAAAGTCAAGGAGCTGCAGGCCGAGGGCCGCACGGTGGCCATGGTGGGCGACGGCATCAACGACGCGCCCGCCCTGGCCCAGGCCGACATCGGTTTGGCCATGGGCGGCGGCACCGACGTGGCCATGGAAGCCGCCGGCATCACCCTCATGCGCTCCGATTTGCAGGGCGTGGTCACGGCCATCGACCTCTCGCGCCAGACCATCCGCACCATCAAGCAGAACCTGTTTTTTGCCTTCATCTACAACACCCTGGGCATCCCGGTGGCGGCGGGCCTGCTCTACCCGGTCTTTGGCTGGCTGCTCTCGCCCATGCTGGCGGCCGCGGCCATGGCCCTGAGCTCGGTTTCGGTGCTCACCAACTCGCTGCGGCTGCGCGGCTTCACCCCCGTTAAATCCTAAGGTTATGGATACTGCCGAAATCATCGTGACCCTGTCCGGGCTGGCGCTGGCCGGGTTTGTCATCTGGTACTTTTTCTTCTCGGCCCGCCAAACGGCCAGCGCCGTGTCAAGCTCGGGCGGGGTGCAGCAGGTGGACATCACCGTCAAGGGCGGCCACTCGCCCGACGTCATCGAGGTGGAGCGTGGCAAACCCGTGCAGCTGAGCTTTTACCGCGACGAGGAAAACTCCTGCTCCGAGGAGCTGCTGCTGCCCGACTTCAGCATCCGCCGCGACCTGCCGGCCTACAAAACCACTTTGGTAGAGCTGCTGCCCCAGCAGGCCGGCACGTTTACGTTCACTTGCGGCATGGGCATGCTGCGGGGCAGCCTGGTCGTTAAGTAAGCCCGTGCTATGAACCACGCCCTTCCTGCCGGCCACATGCTGCCCCCGCCCGGGGTCCAGCGCCTGCTCATTAAAAATATGGTGTGCCCCCAGTGCATCCGGGTGGTGCAGGAGGACCTGACGGCCCTGGGCCTGCAGGTGCACCGCGTGGTGCTGGGCGAGGCCGACGTAACGGCTCCCGACGGCGCCGAGCTGGAATGGGAGCCCATCCGGGCCTGCCTGCGCGATGCCGGCTTTGCGTTGCTGGAGGACCCCCGGGCCCAGCTGGTGGAACAAATTAAAACGGTGCTGGTGACCCTGATTCACTACCCGCCCCCCGGCCCGCGCCTGCTCAACTACTCTGACTACTTGGTGGAACATCTGGGCCGCGACTACCATTACCTCTCCCACTTGTTTTCCGCCGAGGAAGGGCTGACCATTGAGAAGTTTATCATCCGCCAGAAGGTCGAGCGCGCCAAAGAGCTTATCGGTTACGGCGAACTGAGCATTGCCGAGGTCAGCCGGCAACTGGGTTACAGCAGCCCGGCCCACCTAACGCGGCAATTCCGGCAAATCACCGGCCTTACCCCGAGTGAATTTCAGAAGCTGGGGCCGGCGAGTTCAGCCCGCCGTAGCCTGGATTCGTTGGTATAAGCCAGAAATTATGCAAGCGAAAGGCTCTGTTGTGTAAAAACAACCTCGCCAAGCCGACCGTTGTCACGCTTATTCACCACTAATTTAATGCGCATGCTCTCCCGCCGCTTTTTTCGCCTGCCCCTGCTTTCCCTGCTTCTGATAGGGGTGCTGGTAACATCCTGCAAGAAGGACCACGACCAGCACACGAAACACGATAGTCCTTACATGAAAATCATGATGGACATGATGGCTCAAATGGACGCGCAGGCCAAAACCCAAGACCCCGACCACGACTTTGCTGCCCAAATGGTGCTGCACCACGATGCCGCCATCAAAATGGCCCAAGAAGAACTGCGCACGGGCACTAACCAGGAGATGAAGACCACGGCCCAGGACATCATCACCAAGCAGCAGGCTGAAATTGGCCAGTTCAACGCCTTTCTGGGTAGCCACCAACCGCAAACGCCGCTGGTGCCGCAGTTCAACCAGCTGCAGAAAACCAACATGGACCGCATGATGGCTGCCAGCGACGCCCGCACGTTGACGGGCCGGCCGGATTACGATTTCGCCCAACTCATGGTGGACCACCACCAGGCCGCCATCGACAACTCCGAGGCCCTGCTGCAGCACGGGCGCCACGCCACCACCCGTAGCATGGCCCAAGCCATCATTGCCGACCAGCGTCAGGAAATTGCGGCGCTGCAGAATTGGTTGACGCGCAACCGCTAAGCACCGGTACGTTCTGGCAAAGGCAGCTCTGTTCGGGCTGCCTTTTTTTCGCTCCGCTGTTACGAGCTTCCATGCTTGCCTGCTCTGTTCTGCATCGCCTCCGAAACATCGCCGCCGGTCTGGTGCTGCTACTCGGCGGTTGCCGCTCCACGGCTGTAACTCCCCGGTTTGCCCCGGCCGCTTATTCCTTTACGCAGCGCCCGGTGACGCGCCTGGACACGACGCTGGCCGCCGCCCCTGAACGTTCTACTGCCCCGCCGCGGCCGGCGAAGAGGGGAGCGCGCCCCCGGGCGGTGTACTCGCTGAACGAGAGGCCCTTGGAGAAAAAGGGACAGGCACCCCAATCGAATAGAAGTTATCCAACCACAACGACGGCCGATACGGCGAAGAACTCAGCCCGTGCAGCGACGCCGCGCGAGCTTGGCAAGCCTTTACCCAAACTAGTAAGCGCCAAAACGCTGGTGCATTATAGCTTGCACTTCGTGTTTCCGGTCGTGCTGGCGTTGGTGTTCTTTCCTGCGATGTGGCAAACTGCCTACCTGATTATGCTGGCCACGATGCTCATTGACCTGGACCACTTGTTAGCCACTCCCGTCTTTGACCCCTTGCGCTGCAGCATAGGCTTCCACCCGCTGCACTCGTTTTATGCCATCCCGGTGTATGTGCTGCTGCTGTTGCTGCCACCGCCCATGAACGTCATCGCCGTGGGCGTGCTGTTTCACCTGTTCACCGATACGGTGGACTGCCTATGGTCCTTCCGCTACTGCCGCGAGTGCTATCTCAACTCCCGCATTCGTGGTTTGGTCGACTGGGCGCGGAAGCTGCTGGGCCTTGAGGTGGTCAGGTAAGTGGGGCAAGGAAGTAGTTTAGTACACATCGGTAACTGACACGTCACCTCTATTGGTATGCAAGTCAAAGCAATTTAGTGTAGTTTAATGCATATTATGCGTATCATTATGGCACTAAAACCTACTTAATGTAATGCATAGGTGTCATTAATCTTTTGGCAGATTTGTTGACCGGTTCGTTTGTTAATGCTATCTTTACGTGACATTAAGGCCGTGAACGGCAGTTAATGACATGCAAAAGCATCATTATGGATTGGTACGCGCTATCAGACT
Protein-coding sequences here:
- a CDS encoding DUF6122 family protein, with translation MLACSVLHRLRNIAAGLVLLLGGCRSTAVTPRFAPAAYSFTQRPVTRLDTTLAAAPERSTAPPRPAKRGARPRAVYSLNERPLEKKGQAPQSNRSYPTTTTADTAKNSARAATPRELGKPLPKLVSAKTLVHYSLHFVFPVVLALVFFPAMWQTAYLIMLATMLIDLDHLLATPVFDPLRCSIGFHPLHSFYAIPVYVLLLLLPPPMNVIAVGVLFHLFTDTVDCLWSFRYCRECYLNSRIRGLVDWARKLLGLEVVR
- a CDS encoding helix-turn-helix domain-containing protein — translated: MNHALPAGHMLPPPGVQRLLIKNMVCPQCIRVVQEDLTALGLQVHRVVLGEADVTAPDGAELEWEPIRACLRDAGFALLEDPRAQLVEQIKTVLVTLIHYPPPGPRLLNYSDYLVEHLGRDYHYLSHLFSAEEGLTIEKFIIRQKVERAKELIGYGELSIAEVSRQLGYSSPAHLTRQFRQITGLTPSEFQKLGPASSARRSLDSLV
- a CDS encoding DUF305 domain-containing protein, whose protein sequence is MRMLSRRFFRLPLLSLLLIGVLVTSCKKDHDQHTKHDSPYMKIMMDMMAQMDAQAKTQDPDHDFAAQMVLHHDAAIKMAQEELRTGTNQEMKTTAQDIITKQQAEIGQFNAFLGSHQPQTPLVPQFNQLQKTNMDRMMAASDARTLTGRPDYDFAQLMVDHHQAAIDNSEALLQHGRHATTRSMAQAIIADQRQEIAALQNWLTRNR
- a CDS encoding cupredoxin domain-containing protein, with translation MDTAEIIVTLSGLALAGFVIWYFFFSARQTASAVSSSGGVQQVDITVKGGHSPDVIEVERGKPVQLSFYRDEENSCSEELLLPDFSIRRDLPAYKTTLVELLPQQAGTFTFTCGMGMLRGSLVVK